The segment GCAATGGATCTAAACCTTAATGACAAAAGACTGGAAGGAGAAAAAAGGGCTTTTGTATCAACAGGAATGCAAACACAAAACcgtaatttatttccttttttaacaaatatcagttttttttataggcaacaAATATCAGAAATCTAATAAAACATATTCAGAACATGGTCCGTGAATTATAATCtcaatagttttattttattctcatttctattttgttattactgtttattatttttcatactgCCCAAGCATTGCCAAGGTTTTCCTCATGTGAGGAGGTGGCACCAACTAGGTTTTGCCTACATGCTTTGACTACATTGGAGAAGACAATTGATTGTTAAAACAGATTTATAATTATGAACTAATACTAAGTTGTAGAGTGACAGATTCCAATCACTATTCAAAGGTTGGAAGTTCTATGTTGTCTAGTCAAAGTGTCTATCAGGCTGATCTCCATAGGTTTTTTaaccttattttttaatacatatgtATGTAGGTATGTATATTCTTTTTACCTTTATTATTGCTAAAGTAAGTGAGATTTACCTGTCACTATGCTAGAAAATTATGAACTCATCTCAGCTTCTCATTGCAGAGGTTAAAACTTAATTTGTTTGTGTCTCTTGATATAGACTAGTCCACCAACAAGGTTAATTAGGCAAAGGAAGGAAACTTTCCTTGCCACAAATAAATCAAGTTTCCCATACAGGCCCCTTAACAGTATAAAATCACtacataaaatatgaaaaaagctATTAATTAGAGATCGAACCTTGAGCGAACATTGTTGCATAACCACTTCCTCTCCACAAAGGAATGACAAAATGCCGGCTACAAAGATAGATGGAAGTAAGAATAAAGGAATAAGAAAGACCACATACACAACAAAAATACCAGGTAAATGGATTACCAATTTGCTGCTCTGTGCTCTAACAGATGATACAGTTTCGGTTTCATGGATGCAGCAATATGACCTCTTCCCAAGTGATACTGATGTAACAAAACCACATccaaaaatgaataaagaataaaacataATCAGAGATCTTACAAGCTAAGGCCTATAGCCGGAAATTGTGATGGTATCATTAAACATAAAACAGACCCAATTTGGTCATACTAATGATACAAATATCCTAACAATCAGGAACCTACCAAAACATGCAAGCATGAGGATTggaacaaatataatatatatattttagaggCACAGTCCTAGGCTGAAGATGTTTAAAGGGATCTTTTCAAACAATTGGCCACCTGCTGAATCAGGCTGTAGATGTTTAAAGGCCTTCTTGTAGATTGGGTTCACCATGTAAAATATGCTTTGAGATTGGAgggcaaattttaaaaaaaactagtgAATCACCACACACTCTTTATACGAGTAGGCAAATATTTCACTCATGTACTACTTAAACTGTCTCACTGTCTCACAGCATCAAGCAACACAAGACCCTGGACATTGAAAATGCTGAAGCtcaatggtaataataataaatcataagAATTCCATTCAGCATCTCCCGTGTACTATGTATATATTAGGGTTGCACCTCTTTCTGTGCTTTCGATAAAGTTATCCTTATACATAAATAAAAGTGAGACCACATCAAAAGACAGCCATATTAATGGCTATGAAACCAAGGAACACGTTGATTTGGTTTGACATGATCAAATAAAACAGTTTCATAGCTGTGTTAGAAACTTAGAAATTAACCTCCTATTGCTCCTTTGCAAAAAACGAGCTCCTTCCTCCTTTTTTATGCTCTGGGAAGGGAGTGAAAAGTAGGGCTGGGCTAATCTTCTATATCATGATCAAAGTTCAAAAATCTagattccaagaaaaaaaaataaagataatgcATTCAAGTCCAGGTCAACTACATGAGCAAATCctgaaaatacatttttcttttgacaCAAAACTAGTAAGCGCGATAAAAGTAGTCCAGCAAAACTACATGAATCTCTTTGGACATTCAGTGGAACCAGAGTGGCTGCATTGCATCTTCCATAGCATTTGATGTGAGAATTCATCGGTAGAATAGGGTGGTGATGGGCCCCTACTTGGTTTTtctgaaaagaaaatgttatcaCACTTTTGTGATGGCTGCTATTTTCCTAGATAGCTCCATTTCAGGATGATGGATCTCTATCTTGAAATGCTATGTAAAATGCAACAAGGCCATTCATTTTTATGGAATGACTCAAAGCGGCTGTAGTTCAAACACCTCATGGGCGTCCATGAAGAGCCCATAAATCACAATAACAAATTTGTATACTAGCAAACTGTTCTCATAGTCAATTTGTCCAACAAATTCATCAAATGCAGTTTAGGCCACAAAATTCATCAACAAAGCAATAAattaaagcaaagaaaaaaaacccatttcCAAATATCACATATCTATCTGAATTTCACAATAAGAATGAAAGGTAAGGGTATGAAAATTATTACATCATCCCAAATCGAAGCGATGTCCTCGGATGAGCGATCCTTTACCCTCTCGATATCAAGAATTGAACCCAAGGGCTTTGGTTGCAACGGCGTGAACCCGGAAGCGAAACCTAAGGTCCGGCAGAACCCAAGTGAACCCCATTTCGGAAAATCACCTGGAATACCTTGTTGTTGCAGTTTCCGAAAATTTGGTTTCACAGAGAAGGTACCAAACGACTGGGTGGATGAAGCACGGGCGAGGAGACTTGCCACTGAAGAGGTTATGATCCTAGACACTCTTCCTGATACTCGTTGCATTGTATGAGTCCAAAAAATCTGAACACTTGGGAAGGGGATTCacaaaatttcacccttctgATGCTTCACTGTTAGAAAGTGAGTGAACCCGGATGACCCGGTCTACTCACTCCTTCAACCCGCTCTTTTTGGGTTTACATAAATGGGCTTCCATTTGGAGCCCTGGCCTTTGATTGGGATGGGCTTCTTCGGCCCACTTTCGAGATTGTTATATTGTTGAGCATCAGCCTGAAATTTGAAGTGCTTGTCACGTGAGTTTTGTTAAATTGTTAGTATCACATGATGTGTTTGGATGGGTTGAATTTATCTACGTGTTTATCATATAGATTTCTCCattcaatttttatgaaaaatcttAAACCCAATGAGATTGGTGGACTGCTCAATCACAGAGGAAGACGACCAATCCTTGGCCCTTGAACTGGTGCATGTCCATTGCTTTTAGGCCTGCAGCCAACATTGTACACACCATAGTGCTTTACCGTGACATGCTAGGAAGCTAGTTCAAATGTTCATCGTGCTTTGCCTAAGaggaattttattatttggggGTGGTGACTACTTCttcaaaaattagaattagACCGTTATTATTGGGAATTAGATTGTTTCAACACGCTTACACGTCAGACCAAGACATTCAGCTAAACATAATTGTACTCATTGCCAGAAGGTGGGAGATTTTGGCCGTGGGTATAAAGTTTTGATTTCTAGATGAGTGTGCTTTTGTGTAAACTGCTGGTTCAGTAAGCTCAAACCCCAATATTTGTAGTGGATTGAATGGGCTCCCACTCTACATCCTGCCACATCTGCCCCAACAGAGTCTTCCACCTCCCTATCCAAGAAAGAGATATTCAAGAGTTGAATACTAAACTGGCCTCTCTTTCTGCTGCATGGAGGCCACCACCTCGGGCTCTAGCAGCTTCAGGCTGACTTGAATCCACCTCAGGCTGCTGGCTATACCTTCATATAATAATGCCTCAAAAGAACAAGCCCGCATCATTTCAGTACTTTCCTTGCTCTTGATTACATTTTTGCAGTTCTCTGTTCCTGTGTGCTAGCACTTGGCATTGGCTTTGGTTTTGGCATTGTCATGCATAAAACTTTTCAAAAGAAATCAGTTATTAAGTAAACAACTTGCCCTCGCATGCAACCCCCTCCCACCATCTTCCCATTTTCTTAAAGCACCTAAGAGTCATTGAATCTTTATTTTGACATTTATTTTCTAGAGAAGGTACTGAGACAGAGCAAAGACAAACTAAactgaaggaaaagaaacaagacaGTGTGTTGTATGGGCTTTTGTGGAAATgacaaaaagaaaggaaaaaattatggTACCTCTTGCTTGACCTCTTGCCGATGGGTTCTGACTCATCATTAATTAGATCTCACAGCCGAAGAAAAGAAGCCCTCGGCCTCTATGCAAATGGGAATCCCACATTAATGATCCATACGTTTTTGTTCACGATCAAGATTCAATATTATTGTTGCCATCTCCTTCATTCAGTTGAGATTCAACTACCAATGAGCATTTAAGAAACCTGGTTGAAGCTCAACACTTAGTCAAGTCCTTTGCATGCTTTTAAATTCAATTCCTATTTATATTGAAATGGATTCATACACACAAACCAACACCGACGGATTAATATTGAACAGAGAGAACATCAGAATTCGCTTACAATCTACAAAATTTTATGAATGGGAACCTTTCAGGTTCTTGTAAAAACTTCCAACATAATTTTTTGTGTCATCCTCAGTTGAATTCCAATTGACTCTAATGAACACAAGCCTAGTGAACTACCTTCCAAATATGGTATATTGGCCATAAGGCCCCTACCACGCATTCGTGATGAAGGTGAAATTCTGAGGGATTCCAACAAGAAGAGTCCAAACGACTTTCTGAGTACTGGTGGCAACTGCCAAGATTTGGGTGGTAGGGCACCGGAGGTCAACCTAGCCCAGCCCTGACTGTACCAAACAAAACTTGATAAAACTTCAGGCACTATGCACTTTGGCCCCTCCCAATATCCCCAGTAAAAAAGGTGAGTCCATTGCACCATCAACCCAGGTGGATTCCCacttccaaacaaacttttgggTTCTTGGGTCCTTCACCTCTCTTTTTCAGGACCATACTTAAAATCTCAATATACCATCTAAAGCTAGCGAGGAGCCCATCAGATGGTCCACAGCTTTTACTCTACTCACAACAAAAAGCTTGCTCCACTTAAGGCACAACTGAAAAGGGGGCAAATAAATTATGTATTCATCTGGGCCCTTGAGAATAAGCATCAATGAATTAGACTAATCTAGGCCCAAAGGGGTATTTATGATCTAATGATTTCCCTCCCTCCTTGCACATGGGTCTGCATTTAAGAACTCATGCTTGAATGGCCAGTGGGCATCACTCTATCCACTATCACAGAGCTTTCTGCTCAGCCTTCAATTTTAGTATCACCCAGTGCCCCACCCCCCCAATCTCTGGAAAGACTACAAAAATACCAGTGACATTGAAATTCAGCATGCAAAAGTTTCTATCAattaaaattaggaaaatgataatattttctcctttttcttctctcatATGTTAGGATGTTTCAGAGGTTGGATGTATTGTTGGGTTCTTGCCAATGATCCTACAAAACGACAAAGATTTTCTTGGGGAACACTAGTACTCCTTATGCCCTTTCTTgtaaagaaggggaaaaaaattattgaacagTGATTGCCATTGGCTAATGTGAGTATGACAGATTGGTGTTCTGATAGGAATGATTGAAcgtttatttttttgcatagGCGCCCGTGAAATGATTCCCCATGCTGAGTGTTCACGGCTTGTGCAGTGCAATGGATATCTGTAGACAGTATGTTTAAGTCAAATGCCCCCCTATATAATAAACTAAGCTAAAGCCTTTTGTCATTAGACCATGTAGAATAGTGGCATAGCACAAACTACCCTTTTCGTCAAAAAGTTGAAACCATTGTAGGCTCCGTGGTAGGTGGTCCCGGTggttcaaaaattaatttatactaCTAGTaagaaggaaaaatgatttGTATCATCTACTACATAGGAAAAATCATTTGAATCATCTTTCGTGCCTGTTTCTTCTTTGATACAATAATATATGGGAGGATACCCATTTTGTGGAATAATTTTAGTATCCTTTACCAGGAAGCTGCTACAAATGGCCGGCCACAGTGTTGTTTTATTTGGTGGGTGGATGATATACCAATTTAGTTAAAGAGGAAAAGGCAAGTGAAGAAAgcatatagaaaaaataaaattatcattcaTGTTTCTCCTGACTCGTGAATGGGATGAGATTCATTTCTCAGCAGTCCCCACAgtttatattttacaaatttatgatatatgtattGGGTTTCACGGGTGTTGATATTTCACATACATACATGCCAAGCTGCTGGGCAGCAAAACTCACACACCTGGTCTTCATCACTTTTAATATTCTCCTCTACTATTTCTCCTTTGTCCTAAGCTAGCTGCTCCTTCCTCCATATGATAACGCATTTCAATCATGTTCATGcttctctcttccttttcttcttcttcgtttcttctcatttctttcttctttttccttctcttcctcCCCACCTCATACTCCTTAACCAAGCCCACTAATGCCACTCGCCGCCACCGCCAACTCTCCATCAACTACTACGCCACCTCCTGCCCGCAGCTTGAACAGCTTGTGGCTTCCGTCACCGCCCAGCAGTTCAAAGAAGCGCCCGTCTCAGGGCCCGCCACCATCCGGCTCTTCTTCCACGATTGCTTTGTTGAAGTAAGTCCAATTCCGCAAAATGCATCCTAGTTCTATACTCTGAAAAATTTGTTTACAATATGAAGGTTGAagttctgtttttattttttattttttgtgcatTGAAGGGGTGTGATGGGTCGATATTGATATCATCGAAGCCGGGAACTGGGGTGCTGGTGGAGAAGGATGCCTATGATAACAGGGACTTAGCGGCAGAAGCTTTTGAGAGCGTAAGGAAGGCCAAGGTATTGGTGGAGAGCAAGTGCCCTGGTGTTGTGTCCTGCGCTGACATTCTTGTCATTGCAGCCAGAGATTTTGTCCACCTGGTAATGTGTCTTATCCTTTTGTTTGCACTCCATTTTCATCAATCACAATAACAGCAAGTTTAAGACCAGTCCCTGTCATGCTTTGAGCTTTCCTTGTAATCTACATATTTTGCATAATTTTCAACTCTTTGGAAGACATCCCATTTTAGCCAAAGTGCCAACTCCAAAGCATATGTTTTGGGATTTTGATGGAGGAAACCACGGTCTGGTTAGGCTTGTTTTAGGGATTACTGAGAAAAAACTGCTAGCTCATCTCCAATTTGTTGTCCAGTGTACTAATTAGAAGGATAACTACAATGAGAAGCATACATGGCGGCCACCCTCTCTGTGACTAATTTCCTAATACTAATAACAATGATATTACTACTCATACTCAAAGGCCAAGTCATGATGAGTCTTTGAAGGTCATTGTTGGTTGTTGGGGAAGTAGAATGGCCCCAACAGTCACACTTGCACATATTGCTAGGCAATAGTCCAAAGGTTCTTTCAATTGTTAAAAGGTCTGAGAGACGTATTAAATAAAGTTCATCATCcatttgctttttattttccaatttggATGTCACTTCCAAAGAAGAAGGGTGGGGGGAAGAGCATGTTTTGTCATTTTGCACCAACTGCCAAAATTTACACAATGTTCCACATATAGGACAACCATGGATAATTTTGATTACTCTGCTAAgatttttggtttggtttgaacAGCCTAGCTATGATTGCGTTGGATTATAAATCTTGTTATAGCAGTCCAAAAATGTTCCACGGTTTCCATGTGCAGGCTGGGGGTCCTTACTATCAAGTGAAGAAAGGTAGGTGGGatggaaaaatatcaaaggCATCAAGAGTGAATTCCAATCTCCCTCGAGCGAATTCCACGGTTGATGAGCTGATTAAGCTGTTTAAATCCAAAGGACTGACAATGGAGGACCTTGTTGTCCTCTCAGGAGCACATACAATTGGCTTTGCCCACTGTGAGCACTTTGTGAACCGGCTCTACGATTATGGTGGTA is part of the Vitis riparia cultivar Riparia Gloire de Montpellier isolate 1030 chromosome 17, EGFV_Vit.rip_1.0, whole genome shotgun sequence genome and harbors:
- the LOC117904978 gene encoding peroxidase 19, whose product is MFMLLSSFSSSSFLLISFFFFLLFLPTSYSLTKPTNATRRHRQLSINYYATSCPQLEQLVASVTAQQFKEAPVSGPATIRLFFHDCFVEGCDGSILISSKPGTGVLVEKDAYDNRDLAAEAFESVRKAKVLVESKCPGVVSCADILVIAARDFVHLAGGPYYQVKKGRWDGKISKASRVNSNLPRANSTVDELIKLFKSKGLTMEDLVVLSGAHTIGFAHCEHFVNRLYDYGGTKQPDSAIDPRLLKALKMSCPRFGGNADIVAPFDVTTPFTFDNAYYGNLEAKLGLLATDQALFLDPRTKPLVQAMGKDRQKFFQEFAAAMEKMGSIGVKRGRRHGEKRKDCSIHMS
- the LOC117934508 gene encoding ATP synthase mitochondrial F1 complex assembly factor 1 → MQRVSGRVSRIITSSVASLLARASSTQSFGTFSVKPNFRKLQQQGIPGDFPKWGSLGFCRTLGFASGFTPLQPKPLGSILDIERVKDRSSEDIASIWDDYHLGRGHIAASMKPKLYHLLEHRAANCRHFVIPLWRGSGYATMFAQVQMPHMIFTGLEDYKARGTQAAPYFTVTFYTDFAESKDLVLIRGDIVFTSKLSDSEAKWLLETAQSFYLNDVRYKLVERFNKETREFEFKDVLQALNMPVL